The genomic DNA GGGTCGATGATCACGACCCGTCGGCGCGACTTCGCGACGAGTGTCTCGGCGGCCACCAACCCGGCCAGCCCCCCTCCGACGACGACGATCGGCGCGGCGGACTGGGGTGTCGTGGTCATCGGGGCAAAGCTACCGGAAACGATTCTACCGGCGCGGAGGCCGCGGCCGACGGCGGCCCGGGACGGCGCCACGCGCCACCGCAGGATGATCTGGACCCGGCGAGCGGGGAAGCCTACGTTCCCCGGCGCTGCGGCATTCCCGCCCGCGGGACGCCGCGATCGCCCCAGGCTGTCTTCGGAGGATCTCGACGTGGCCATGCTGCGGTGCCCCCGTCTTTCCGGCGTCGTCCTCTCCGCGTTGCTCCTCGGAGTGGCCCCGTGCGGTCCGTCGTGCCCTGCCGCGGGGCCCGACGCCGCTGCTTCTCCGCGCGGCCTGCTGCGGCTCCCGAAGTGGATGGATCGGCTCACCGGCCGCGACTCCGCCACGCCGGCACCTGCCGAGGCGGCGAAGAATGCCGCCCCGGCGCCACAGGACCGGCCGACCGCGGCCGACCAGGCGCCCGCCGGCACCGCCCCCGGCATCGCCGCCACACCCCGTTCGACCGCCGAGGGCAAGCCGGGGCGGTCGCTGCTCCGCTCCCGGTTCGCCGCCCCGGTCGACACGCGCGGATCGCTCCTCGGCGCGTGGGGTGAGTTGGCGAGCGATCTGGCCGCCCGCGCCCAGCCCGGCGCCGCACAGCGATCCGCGCCCGCCGGCGCCGAGACGTTCGTGCTCGGACCCGACCGGAGCGTGCTGGCCGCGAGCGGCGAAGACACCGGCTCGACGGCCACGGTCGCCGTCGGCGCCGCACCGCTGCCCCCCGAAGAGGGCGCCGAAGGGGTGACCAGCGCGGTCGTCGAGCCCCCTGCCCCCGCCCCCCTCGGCGACCTGCCGCCGACCCCACCGACTTCGCTCGATACGCCGGTCGCGGCCACCCCCGACGAGGTCCCGACGCTGACGATCGATCCGGCGAGCTTCCAGGGCATCACGCCGGGCACGTCGACCCGTGGAGAGGTCGAGGCGGTGTTCGGCCTCGGTACCGCGTTCACCCGGGAGGACGGCAGCAACGGATTGTTCTGGGCGATGGAGCCGTTCGAGCGCGTGGAGATGACGTTCGATGGCGACGTCTGCAGCGCGATCCGCGTCAAGCTCGTCGAGCCGCTGGCCGTCGACGAGCTGGCCGAGAAGCTCGAGATCGGCGACCTCCGCACCGTGTCGATCCTCGACGAACAGGGGATCTCGATCGGCGAGGTGTTTCCCGAACGGGGCATCGTCTTCAGCCTCAAGCCGGGCACCCGATCGGCCCTGGCGATGATGCTCGAGCCGCTCGACCCCGAGGCCTTCGTCCTCCGCGCCGAAGGGGAGATGGAAACCCACTCCGCCCACGCCCTCGCCGACCTCACCTACGCGATCGAACTCGACCCACGCCACCTCCGGGCGCACCGGCTGCTGTTGGTGCTCCTGGCCGAGCAGGGGCGCTGGCAGCAGGCCCTGAAAACCGCCGCCGCCACCGAAGCGGTCGATCCGGTCGACGTCTGGACTCGGCTCAAGCACGCCAGCATCCTCGTGGCGCTGGAGCGGTTCGTCGACGCCCGCACCAAGGTCGAGGAGGTCCGCGACGAGGCGACGGCGACGCCGCTGGTGAAGGCCCAGGCCGAGCGGATGCTCGGCCGCATCGCCCTCGAGGAGCCGACCGCCGATTACGCCCGGGCCGTGGGGCACTTCGACCAGGCGATCCGGGCCGGGTTGCCGCTGCTCACCAACCGCTCGCCGTCGGTGCAGACCGCCGCCCGCGAGGTCCTGCTCGACGCCCACCTGGGGATGGCGATCGCGATCTCCCGGGGCAAATACCGGCAGAAGCCGCGCGTGATCCCGAAATGGATCCAGCGGGCCGACGCGATGGTGGCCGAAGTCCCCGCCGATGATCCGCAGCGGGCGATGCTCGAGTTGCAGCTGTGCCGCGGAGCGCTGGCGGCCGCCGCCGGCTCGGCGGAGGCGATCGAGCCACTTCCCTGGGTGAAGCGCCTCCTCGCCGCCCGCGACCGCCTCGGGGCCGGGCTCGAGGATTCCTGGCGGCGTCGCCAGATCGACTGGGAGGCGGGCCACGGGCTCGCCGACGCCATCGCCGCCGCCCAGAAGCGTGGCGAGGCGGCCGACATGCTCGCCAATGCGACGCTCACCGCGGCCTACCTGGAGCGCGGCGCCGAGCAGCGCGAGCTCACCGACCGCGACCGGCGGAGCCTCGGCGACATCTACTTCCGGATCGGTGTCCTCCACGGCATCCAGCAGGGGGATCACGCCACGGCGGTCGTGTGGTTCGACAAGGTCGTGCCGCTGTGGGAATCCAATGCCGCCTTCGGACGCGACGGCACGTCCGGTCGTCTCGGTGAGTCGCTGGTGAGCATGGCGATCTCCTACTGGAACGCCGACCGCCGCGAGGAAGCGGTCCGCCTCAGCCGCCAGGGCGTGAAGCTCATGGAGGGGGCGGTCGAGCAGCGGCAGATCGAGGAGAAGTCGCTGGCGGTGGCCTACGGCAACCTGTCGACGATGTACGCCGAGCAGGGAGACGACTTCCAGGCCAAGGCGTTCGCCGAAATGGCCAGCCGGGTCGAATCCACCGCGGCGAAGCTCCAGTGAACGACCCCGCCGGCCCGGAGCTCGGTGAGTTGCTCCAGCTGCAGCGCTGGAACACGCCGACGGTCTACAACGGCTGGGAGCAGATCACCCGTCGCGATCCCGCCGCCGCCGGATTCAATCCGGAGGAGACGCGCGATTTCATGCCGGCGCTGGGCCCGATGGTGGGCCGCGCGGTGACGCTGGTCATCGAACCGGGAAACCCGGCGCACAAGTCCGCCGCGCCCGGTGCCTGGGATGCCTACCGCCGCGCCGTCGCCGCGGTGCCGGGCCCGAAGATCGTCTGCGTCCAGGACCTGGAAAAGCCCCGGGTCACGGGCTCGTTCTGGGGAGAAGTCAACGCCTCGGTCCACCGCGCGCTCGGGTGCGTGGGTACGATCTGCGACGGCGCGATCCGCGACGTCGACGAGATGACCGCCGTCGGCTTCAAGGCGCTCGCCCGGCGGCTGTGCGTCGGCCACGCCCACGTCCATCCGGTCCGCTGGGGCTGCCCGGTCGAGGTCTTCGGGCGCACCGTCAACCCCGGCGACCTGATCCACGCCGACAAGCACGGGTTCCTCGTCATCACCCCCGAGGAAGCGGCGCTCGTGCTCGAGGCGGCGACGTTCATGGACGCCAACGAGTGCCGGACGGTGATCGCGGCGGCCCGCGGCGCGGCCGGCAGCGACACCGCCGCCCTCCTCGATGCGTTGGCCGCGGCCTCGGGCCGGTTCGCGGCGGCGGCCCGCGAGCGCTTCGGCCGCCGCGGCGAGTGGGGCGCGGGCTGACGGCGCGCCGCCTACAGCAGGCTCTCGAGGAGGAGCCGCATCTTCCGCAGCTCGGCTCCCTGGTCGACGCCGGGGAGAGGGAGCATGTGGGCGCACAGGGCCCGCCCGTAGCCGACCCGCTCGAGCTGGCGGACGAGGCGCAGGTATTCGACGCCCCCCTGGCCGATCCGGACCTGGGGCACGTCGGGCTTGGTGTCACGGAGGTGGACGTGGCGGACGTATTTGAGGATCGGCTCCCAGCTCGCCGCCTTCTTGTGCCCGAAGATGAAATGGCTCGGGTCGAGGGTGACACCGAGCCCCGGCACGTTGCGGCACAGCGACGCGGTCGTCTCGGCATCCTGGGTCATGCGGCCCGCCGAGGTCTTCACTGCCACGACGGCGTCGAGCGTGGCGGCGATCGCCACCATCCGCCGCAGCCGCTCGATCTCGCCATTGAACGGCGTTCCCAGCTCGGATGACTCGACGACCATCGTCACGACGCCGAGCGACTTGGCGAGCTTGCAGGCGGCGGCAAACAGCCCGTCGGTCGCCGGGGTTTCGGCGGCGGCGAACGAAACCGCCACCGGCCGGAGCCGCTGCAGGTCGCTGCAGGCCTTGACCGCGGCGTCGGGCTGGGCGGCGACCTCGACGGGATGGAGGTGCCCCCCCGATTCGTGGACGTCGATCTCCACCGCGCTGTACTCGAGCTCCGCAAGGCGCTCCATCGCAGCCGCCAGGGGGAGGTCGGGGAAGCACTCGGTGCTGACGCAGACGATCACGGCGGACTCCGGGGCGGGTATGGGGGCGGGCGCCGGGGTGCGACGGCCCCGCACCGCTTCGGGCGCGCCCGCGACGGCAGGCAGGGGCAAGGTAGCGGGCGCCGGCGAATCGTGGCAACATGAGCCCGGGTCGGCCGCGGTCGTGAGCGCCCCGACCCTGGCAACGCGCCACCTGGCCGGTGATGGTTCGAAGGAGGGATCGGGCCATGGATCGGGCGACAGAGGGGGGCGGCGCTTCCGAGCGGATGGTGCCGCCGACGCGGGTGATCCTCGAACAAGCGCGCCCCCGGGGCCTGCGGAGCGCGCGCGTGGCCTGGGTGGTGGCCGCCGTGGCCGTGGCCGTCGCCCTCGCCAGTGCCGCGGCAAACGCCCGCTACTTCCAGCGCGACGCGGCGCTCGGCGAAACCTGGCACTCGCTGTCGCGGACGGCCCCTTCCAAGATCGCGATCGTCGACGTCGCCGGGGCAATCCTCGGCGAGGGGTTCGCCACCGCCCAACTCGAGCAGGTGCGCCGCGATCCGGCGGTCAAGGCGCTCGTGCTGCGGATCGACAGCCCCGGGGGCACCGTGAGCGGCAGCGACGAGATCTACGAGCGGATCCGGCGCCTGCTCGCGGACCGCGACCTCCCGGTCGTCGTCAGCATGGGGGGGATCGCCGCCAGCGGCGGCTACTACGTGGCGATGGCCAACGCCGGACGTGACGACGTGATCTTTGCCGAGCCGGCCACGCTCACCGGGTCGATCGGCGTCATCATCCCGCATTTCGACGTGTCGCGGCTCCTCGAGCGCTTCGACGTCGCCGACGACTCGGTCACCAGCGGCCCGCTCAAGGAGATGCTCAGCCCGACGAAGGCCCGGGACCCGGGCCTGGCGGCGCGCGAGCGCGAGGTGCTCCAGTCGCTCGTCGACGACATGTTTGCCCGGTTCAAGGAGATCGTGCGGGCGGGCCGGCCGAAGCTCGACGGCGCCGCGCTCGAGCAGGTCGCCACCGGGCAGGTGTTCACCGCGCGGCAGGCGCTCGAGGCAGGACTCGTCGACCGGATCGGTTTCCTCGACGACGCCATCGCCCGGTCGGTCGAACTGGCGGGCCTCACGGAACGGACCGCGCGCGTCGTGCGCTACCAGCGCCCGAGGTCACTGGCCGAGGGGCTGCTCGGCATCGACGCGCCGACGGCACGCGGGCCGTGGCAGTCGTTCGCCGAGTTGACGACGCCGCGGGCGTGGTACCTGTGCAGTTGGTGGCCGGCGCTGGTCGCCAGCGGCGGTTGAGGCGTTGACCGGCCGCGTGGCGACCTTCAGGAGCCGGCCTGCTCGAAGAGCACGGCGAGTCCCTGGCCGAGCCCGATCGACGTCGCCGCGAGACCCCATCGGCCTCCTGACCGGACCAGCGCGTGGACCAGCGTGGTCGCCATCCGCGCCCCGGCTGCTCCGGGTGGGTTGCCGAGGGCGAGGCTCCCGCCGCACGGATTGACCCGGGCGGGGTCGATGCCGAGCTCGGCGACGTCGTTGATCACCTCGGCGGCGAACGTCTCGTCGAGCTCGAAGTGGTCGATGTCCTCCGGGCGCACCCCCGACTTGCCGAGGAGCTTGCGGGTGGCGTGCACGGCGCCCCGCGCCGTTGCCGCCGGGGGGATGCCGACCGTCGCCGTCGCCACGACGGTCGCCAGCGGTGTCAGCCGCCGACGAAGCGCCTCGCCACGGGACATGATCACCAGCGCCGCCGCTCCGGCGCCCGGGGGTGCCGCCGTGGCGGCCGTGATCGTGCCGGCGCCGGGTAGGAACAGCGGCTCGAGCCGGTCGAGGTCGGCGACGCGCTCGGCGGCCAGAATCGCCTCGTCACGGACGACGGTCGCGGGCCGACCGCCTTCGTCGTGCCCGCCGACGGCGACGATCTCGTCTTTCCAGTCGGCGGCGGCGGCGCGGCGGTGGCTCTCGAGCGCCCAGGCCTCCTGCCGACGGCGGTCGATCCCCGCGTGGATCGCGAGGTGCTCCGCGCACAGGCCCGGCGAGAGGACCCCCCGGCTGCTCGCGGCCAGCGCCCGGGGATGGATGTCGGCGCTGTGGGCCGCCGCTCCACGGCCGGGATGGTCGACCCCGCCGGCGACGACGACGCGTTCGGCTCCGACGCGGATCGCCTGGGCGCTGCGGACGAGGGCCTCGAGTCCCGAGCCGCCGCCGCGGTCGACGGTCGCCCCCGCGGCGCCGAACGGCAGCCCGGCGAGGAGCGCGGCGTTCCGGGCGACGTTGCCCCCCAGCTCGCCCCTCGGCTGCGTGCAGCCGAGGATCACGTCCTCGATCGTCGCCGGATCGACGGCCGCAGCCGCCACCGCCGCCGCGATCGCCGCCGCGGCCAACTCGTCGCCGCGCACCCGTCGGAACACCCCGCGGCCCGGATCACCCAGGCCGATCGCCGTGCGCCGGCACCCGACGATGACGGGCGTTTCGTCGTCTCGCGCCGTGGCGGGAGGGGTCATGCGACGAAGCGACCTCCATCGGCCGCCACGGCCCGCAGACGTTGCGTGGCCACCATCCGCGGGCCGAGATCCGCAAGCCTGCCGAGCCGGTGGACGATCTCCGTGGGGCCGACGTCGTCGGCCCAGGCGAGCAGTCCACCTCGGAACGGGGGAAAGCCGAGGGCGTGGATCATCGCCAGGTCGATCTCGTCGGCGTCGCGGACGATCCCCTCGTCGAGCACCCGGGTCGCCTCGAGCACGACGGGAAGGAGGAGCCGGTCGGTGATCGTGTCGTCGTCGTCGCCGCGGGGGGGGAGCCGGTAGGGGGCGATCACCGGGGCGATCAATGCCGTGGCGTCGCCGATCGGCGGCCTGGGCCGGCCGACCGGGGCCTGCTCCGGCGCGTATTCGTAGAACCCGCCGCCGCTCTTCCGCCCCAAACGCCCCGCACGCACCAGCACGGGCACGACCGGCGATGCCGCGATCCGATCGCCGAACGCGTCGGCGAGGACGAGGCCGGCGTACAGCGCCGTGTCGAGGCCGATCAGGTCGTAGAGCTCGAGCGGCCCCAGCGGCATCCCGAAGCGGCGCGCGACGCCGTCGATCCGCGCCGCAGCGACTCCCTCGCGGAGGATCTCCACCGCCTCGTGGAGGTAAGGCATGAGGAGCCGGTTGACGAGGAACCCGGGGCTGTCGCGAACCACGATCGGGCACTTGCCCAGCCGTTTCGCGTGCGCCACGGCGGTGGCGACGGTGGCGTCGGTGGTCGCCGGCCCGCGGACCACTTCGACGAGCGTCATCCGCCTGACGGGATTGAAGAAGTGGAGGCCGCAGAACCGGCCCGGGGCGGCGAGCGCGGAAGCGAGACGGCCGATCGGATTGGTCGACGTGTTGGTGGCGATCACCGCGTCGGGGCCGACCGTCGCCTCGATCGTCCGCAGCAGCCCGAGCTTGACGTCGGTGCGCTCGACGGCCGACTCGATCACGAGGTCGGCGGTGACCAGAGCCGCCGGATGCGTCGCCGGGTGGAGCCGACCCGCGTCCACGGCCGTCCGATCCGCGGTCGCATGGTGGCTCGCCGGATCCCGGGCCGCCTCGTCGAGGATCGCGGGCACCGCCCGCGCCAATGCCTCCTCGTCGATGTCGACCAGCGTCACCGTGAACCCGGCACGGAGGTGGGCCGCGGTGATGCCTGATCCCATGATGCCGGCGCCGACGACGGCGGGCGCGGCGATGGCGGTCGCGGATGGCGACGGGGTGGCGGAGGAGCGGCAGTCGATCCCCGGATCACGCCGGTTGCGCTC from Planctomycetota bacterium includes the following:
- a CDS encoding RraA family protein, yielding MNDPAGPELGELLQLQRWNTPTVYNGWEQITRRDPAAAGFNPEETRDFMPALGPMVGRAVTLVIEPGNPAHKSAAPGAWDAYRRAVAAVPGPKIVCVQDLEKPRVTGSFWGEVNASVHRALGCVGTICDGAIRDVDEMTAVGFKALARRLCVGHAHVHPVRWGCPVEVFGRTVNPGDLIHADKHGFLVITPEEAALVLEAATFMDANECRTVIAAARGAAGSDTAALLDALAAASGRFAAAARERFGRRGEWGAG
- the sppA gene encoding signal peptide peptidase SppA, whose amino-acid sequence is MVRRRDRAMDRATEGGGASERMVPPTRVILEQARPRGLRSARVAWVVAAVAVAVALASAAANARYFQRDAALGETWHSLSRTAPSKIAIVDVAGAILGEGFATAQLEQVRRDPAVKALVLRIDSPGGTVSGSDEIYERIRRLLADRDLPVVVSMGGIAASGGYYVAMANAGRDDVIFAEPATLTGSIGVIIPHFDVSRLLERFDVADDSVTSGPLKEMLSPTKARDPGLAAREREVLQSLVDDMFARFKEIVRAGRPKLDGAALEQVATGQVFTARQALEAGLVDRIGFLDDAIARSVELAGLTERTARVVRYQRPRSLAEGLLGIDAPTARGPWQSFAELTTPRAWYLCSWWPALVASGG
- a CDS encoding multifunctional fatty acid oxidation complex subunit alpha; the protein is MCRSVTTVSSRSGRRVRVASRSAALAHRTPGSGIGAPSRGPASERKPDTLQVFDWQASSVADGSRFSRAFLMTDRPSPQQRDADGAQGAADDPEAWVFETLRADRGADGIVTVTVLVPGRAHNVITQSVLFDLEAILDQLDAGPPPTGLIIASARPGSFVSGADIGRLEVLVQAASADIEWLCESARTLFARLASRPWPSVAAIDGACLGGGLELALACDTRVATDASHTVLGFPEVKLGLMPGWGGTALLPRLVGPGAALELIAAGEPIDGAAAARLGLVDACVAPELALATARRLVERLRDDAALTARRRRMAGRVVLAPEERDFLAASSAAVINGRTGGHYPAPPAILETILDGLDVSAEHAARLEARAFARLLASPVTGHLVRVQRLAERNRRDPGIDCRSSATPSPSATAIAAPAVVGAGIMGSGITAAHLRAGFTVTLVDIDEEALARAVPAILDEAARDPASHHATADRTAVDAGRLHPATHPAALVTADLVIESAVERTDVKLGLLRTIEATVGPDAVIATNTSTNPIGRLASALAAPGRFCGLHFFNPVRRMTLVEVVRGPATTDATVATAVAHAKRLGKCPIVVRDSPGFLVNRLLMPYLHEAVEILREGVAAARIDGVARRFGMPLGPLELYDLIGLDTALYAGLVLADAFGDRIAASPVVPVLVRAGRLGRKSGGGFYEYAPEQAPVGRPRPPIGDATALIAPVIAPYRLPPRGDDDDTITDRLLLPVVLEATRVLDEGIVRDADEIDLAMIHALGFPPFRGGLLAWADDVGPTEIVHRLGRLADLGPRMVATQRLRAVAADGGRFVA
- a CDS encoding thiolase family protein; the encoded protein is MTPPATARDDETPVIVGCRRTAIGLGDPGRGVFRRVRGDELAAAAIAAAVAAAAVDPATIEDVILGCTQPRGELGGNVARNAALLAGLPFGAAGATVDRGGGSGLEALVRSAQAIRVGAERVVVAGGVDHPGRGAAAHSADIHPRALAASSRGVLSPGLCAEHLAIHAGIDRRRQEAWALESHRRAAAADWKDEIVAVGGHDEGGRPATVVRDEAILAAERVADLDRLEPLFLPGAGTITAATAAPPGAGAAALVIMSRGEALRRRLTPLATVVATATVGIPPAATARGAVHATRKLLGKSGVRPEDIDHFELDETFAAEVINDVAELGIDPARVNPCGGSLALGNPPGAAGARMATTLVHALVRSGGRWGLAATSIGLGQGLAVLFEQAGS
- a CDS encoding sugar phosphate isomerase/epimerase, which translates into the protein MERLAELEYSAVEIDVHESGGHLHPVEVAAQPDAAVKACSDLQRLRPVAVSFAAAETPATDGLFAAACKLAKSLGVVTMVVESSELGTPFNGEIERLRRMVAIAATLDAVVAVKTSAGRMTQDAETTASLCRNVPGLGVTLDPSHFIFGHKKAASWEPILKYVRHVHLRDTKPDVPQVRIGQGGVEYLRLVRQLERVGYGRALCAHMLPLPGVDQGAELRKMRLLLESLL